A section of the Ornithinimicrobium sufpigmenti genome encodes:
- a CDS encoding ATP-grasp domain-containing protein produces the protein MNIVFVEPHFPRNQREFPRVLAQAGANVIGIGETPWDYLDDELKSWMVHYEHVGSVTNLGEMTETVRRIQGSVWVDRLESTIEAHQLVAAQVREALGIPGTSVHTTWLCRDKPSMKEALRRAGVPTAASTGADSAEQVWDFARQVGYPLILKPRDAAGAADTVRVDNDTEMAAALSSMGNYRSIAVEEFISGHEGFYDTITIDGRIELDFVSHYFPGVLEAMRTRWISPQFVATNRIDGGGLYEEIREMGRRVGAALGIGTSATHMEWFHGPKGLKFSEIGARPPGVGCWDLYNAANDMDVYAAWAEAIVHGRVSQRPSRSHSAGIIALRPEQDGVIHGYSGLQDVENRYGRWIIDAHIPSPGTGTQPVAAGYMANAWIRMRHPDFDTLRQMLDDVGRMVHVYAG, from the coding sequence GTGAACATCGTCTTCGTCGAGCCGCACTTCCCGCGGAACCAGCGCGAGTTTCCGCGGGTGCTGGCCCAGGCGGGGGCCAACGTCATCGGCATCGGTGAGACCCCCTGGGACTACCTGGACGACGAGCTGAAGAGCTGGATGGTCCACTACGAGCACGTCGGATCGGTCACCAACCTGGGGGAGATGACCGAGACCGTCCGCCGGATCCAGGGCAGCGTCTGGGTCGACCGGCTGGAGTCCACCATCGAGGCCCACCAGCTGGTGGCCGCGCAGGTGCGGGAGGCGCTCGGCATACCGGGCACGTCCGTGCACACCACCTGGCTGTGCCGCGACAAGCCCTCGATGAAGGAGGCCCTGCGCCGGGCCGGCGTGCCGACCGCGGCCTCCACCGGCGCCGACTCGGCCGAGCAGGTCTGGGACTTCGCCCGCCAGGTCGGCTACCCGCTCATCCTCAAGCCCCGGGACGCCGCCGGCGCGGCCGACACGGTCCGGGTCGACAATGACACCGAGATGGCCGCTGCGCTGTCCTCGATGGGCAACTACCGCTCGATCGCGGTGGAGGAGTTCATCTCCGGCCACGAGGGATTCTACGACACCATCACCATCGACGGACGCATCGAGCTCGACTTCGTCTCCCACTACTTCCCCGGCGTCCTGGAGGCCATGCGGACCCGCTGGATCAGCCCCCAGTTCGTGGCCACCAACCGCATCGACGGCGGTGGGCTCTACGAGGAGATCCGGGAGATGGGCCGCCGGGTCGGCGCCGCCCTGGGCATCGGCACCTCCGCCACCCACATGGAGTGGTTCCACGGACCCAAGGGGCTGAAGTTCTCCGAGATCGGCGCCCGCCCTCCCGGGGTGGGCTGCTGGGACCTCTACAACGCCGCCAACGACATGGACGTGTATGCCGCGTGGGCGGAGGCCATCGTGCACGGCCGGGTCAGCCAGCGGCCCAGCCGCAGCCACAGCGCTGGCATCATCGCCCTGCGCCCGGAGCAGGACGGCGTGATCCACGGCTACAGCGGGCTCCAGGACGTCGAGAACCGTTACGGCCGGTGGATCATCGACGCCCACATCCCCAGCCCCGGCACCGGCACCCAGCCCGTGGCGGCGGGCTACATGGCCAATGCCTGGATCCGGATGCGGCACCCCGACTTCGACACGCTCCGCCAGATGCTCGACGACGTAGGTCGCATGGTGCACGTGTATGCCGGCTGA